A portion of the Kiritimatiellia bacterium genome contains these proteins:
- a CDS encoding iron-only hydrogenase system regulator: MESRLGFVGIVVSDRQRAAARVNEVLSEHGHLIVARTGLPYPKRGVCVITLIVDATTDELGRLTGRLGQIEGVLVRSALARPAATTAEATQ, from the coding sequence ATGGAATCACGGCTGGGGTTTGTCGGCATTGTGGTGAGCGACCGGCAGAGGGCCGCGGCGCGAGTGAACGAGGTGCTCTCCGAGCACGGCCACCTGATCGTCGCGCGCACCGGCCTGCCCTATCCGAAACGGGGAGTATGCGTCATCACGCTGATTGTCGATGCGACGACGGACGAGCTGGGCCGCCTGACCGGCCGGCTCGGACAGATTGAGGGCGTGCTGGTCCGCTCAGCCCTCGCGCGACCCGCCGCGACAACAGCGGAGGCAACACAATGA